Proteins encoded in a region of the Leishmania panamensis strain MHOM/PA/94/PSC-1 chromosome 15 sequence genome:
- a CDS encoding hypothetical protein (TriTrypDB/GeneDB-style sysID: LpmP.15.0690) yields the protein MHSHTAASFRRVGELACQRDSFLRELTATVVSCEPTKAASTEAKKAKSAGDGAAAYDVILSDSILFPEGGGQPCDFGTLRVVPGDENKADSTCSATAAPLLSITNVRRVGDACVLTSPAFLPVGTTVHQTVDWPRRIDHMQHHTGQHLLTAVVERIDTLHLPTVSWSLTHPYCFIQVDVGAYASDPASPYHAYITKEKKISDDMVAKIEALCNDAIIHSTPVQCDVFESLEVYQQEQDRRHQAAAASTGLGEEVLRSRGIPEDVTGPIRIISLDAIDSCTCCGTHLHTLAELQAMYLLHQEVKGTMVKLYFITGERAARQFHTMYQRERQLMPELSGSRPSEFVSVVQRRSKNTADLEKLVKRWTLELASAEAQRIAAAVSSRDSGTVIVPLRRDDVELEFFSEVRARLDATGLRRVVLVSAWATERCMTGTLVNTKDVAGQVFITGGESPADMEKAVQLAKETLKGMKGGSSKLGFRGKGTLKEWDALVAQLHG from the coding sequence ATGCACAGCCATACGGCGGCTTCGTTCAGGCGCGTCGGTGAGCTGGCGTGTCAGAGAGACTCGTTTCTGCGAGAACTGACCGCCACTGTCGTCTCGTGTGAGCCGACCAAGGCGGCATCCActgaggcgaagaaggcgaagagtGCCGGTGATGGTGCCGCGGCGTACGACGTTATTCTGAGTGACTCTATTCTTTTTCCAGAGGGCGGCGGTCAGCCGTGCGACTTCGGCACACTTCGAGTTGTGCCTGGCGATGAAAATAAGGCTGATTCTAcgtgcagcgccaccgccgcgcctcTGCTGTCCATTACGAACGTGCGCCGGGTCGGGGATGCGTGCGTTCTCACCAGCCCCGCCTTCCTCCCTGTGGGGACTACAGTGCACCAGACGGTGGACTGGCCGCGTCGGATCGACCACATGCAGCACCACACCGGCCAGCACCTGCTCACTGCCGTGGTGGAGCGCATAGACACGCTGCACCTGCCCACTGTGAGCTGGTCCCTGACACACCCTTACTGCTTCATCCAGGTGGATGTTGGCGCCTACGCAAGCGACCCAGCCTCGCCGTACCACGCCTACATCaccaaagagaagaaaataTCGGATGATATGGTGGCGAAGATTGAGGCGCTATGCAACGACGCGATCATACACAGCACCCCCGTGCAGTGCGACGTATTCGAGAGCCTCGAGGTGTaccagcaggagcaggaccgccggcatcaggccgcggcggcctcgACAGGCCTCGGCGAAGAGGTCCTTCGCAGCCGTGGCATCCCAGAGGACGTAACAGGACCGATTCGTATCATTTCGCTGGACGCCATCGacagctgcacctgctgcggcactcATCTGCACACTCtcgcagagctgcaggccaTGTACCTCCTCCACCAAGAAGTGAAAGGGACGATGGTGAAGCTCTATTTCATCACCGGCGAGCGGGCAGCGCGGCAGTTCCACACCATGTATCAGCGGGAGCGGCAATTGATGCCGGAGTTGAGTGGCAGCAGGCCCAGCGAATTTGTCtccgtggtgcagcgccgctccaaGAATACGGCAGACCTTGAGAAGCTGGTGAAGCGGTGGACGCTCGAGCTAGCAAGCGCAGAagcgcagcgcatcgccgccgccgtgtcaTCGCGGGACAGCGGTACCGTCATAGTACCCCTGCGCCGCGACGACGTAGAGCTCGAGTTCTTCAGCGAGGTCCGCGCACGGCTCGACGCGACAGGACTGCGCCGCGTCGTTCTCGTTTCTGCGTGGGCGACGGAGAGGTGTATGACTGGCACGCTCGTCAACACGAAGGATGTGGCCGGCCAGGTCTTTATCACTGGCGGGGAGTCACCGGCGGACATGGAGAAGGCCGTCCAGCTGGCAAAAGAAACACTAAAGGGGATGAAAGGTGGCAGCTCCAAGCTCGGCTTCCGTGGGAAGGGAACCCTGAAGGAGTGGGACGCCCTTGTAGCGCAGCTGCATGGATAA